GAGCAGCGCCGCGAGGCCGCCGAACGACGCGCCGTACCCCACGCTCGTCGGCACCGCCACCAACGGCACCCCGGTCAGCCCGCCGACGACGGACGGCAGCGCGCCCTCCATCCCGGCGACGACGATCAGGCAGTCGGCGTCGTCGAACTCCTCCTTCGCGGCGAGCAACCGGTGCACTCCCGCGACCCCGACGTCGGTGATGGTGCGGACGCCCGCGCCGTACGCCTCGACGGTGTGCACCGCCTCGCGGGCCACCCGTGCGTCGGACGTGCCGGCGGCGACGACGCACACCAGGCCCACCGGCGTGGGCGGTGGGCCGAGGGTCGCCGTGCCGGCCACCTCGTCCAGCCGGGCCTCGGGGAACGCGGCGCGCACCCGGTCCAGCGCCGTGGCGTCCAGCCGGGTGGCGAGCGCGGCCCGGTCCGGGTGCGCGGTGTGCAGGTGGCGCAGCAGGTCGACCACCTGGTCGGGGGTCTTCCCGGCGCCGTAGACGACCTCCGGGTCGCCGGTACGGGTGAGCCGGTCGGTGTCCAGCCGGGCGTAGCCGAGGTCGACGTAGCCGGGGTCGGCCTCGGTGAGCGGGGTGGCCTCGGTGGCGTGATCGGGGCGGGGGGTCCGGCCGGCGGCGTCGGGGGCGGGCGAAGTCATGGACCCGACCCTAAGTCCGAGCGTGGCGGACCCGGCCGGGAGCCTGCCGTCCACACCCCGCCGAGATCGGAGGAACCTCCCCTGCCCCTCCCCGCGGCGAGGTTGACATCCTCGAACACGCGTTCGATGATGCTGAGGTGGTCGGGACTTCACAGGCATCCGCTCTGGACGCGAGCCGGGCGCCGAGGCGGTCCGCGGCCGACCGGGCAGCCGTGCTCGCCGAGCTTCGGGCCGAGCTTGCCGCCCGGCCGACGACCGCGGGGGTGGCCGGGCGCGCGGTTCCCACCGTGCCCGCCCTGCCGGCGTTCGCCGAGCTGCTGCCCGACGGCGGGCTGCGGCGCGGCGCGAGCTACACCGTGGCGGGGTCCACCGCGCTCACCCTGGCCCTGATCGCCGGCGCCTCCAGGGCGGGGTCGTGGTGCGGCCTGGTCGGGTTCTCCCGGTTCGGCGCCGAGGCGGCCATCGGGATGGGCGTCGACCTGGGCCGCCTCGTCCTCGTGCCCGCCCCCGGCCGGAAGTGGCCGGCCGTGGTCGCGGCGCTGATCGACGTCCTCGACGTGGTGGTCGTCCACCCGCCCGCCTCGGCGCCCGACGGGGAGACCCGCCGACTGGCCGCCCGGGTCCGCGAGCGCGGCGCCGTACTCGTCGTCCAGGACTCCGACTGGCCGGGCAGCGAGCTGGGACTGTCGATCACCTCGAGCACCTGGCACGGTCTCGGCGCCGGCCACGGGCACCTGTCGGCACGCGAGGTCACCATCCAGGCGACCGGACGCGGAACGGCCGGCCGGCGCCGTACCTCCCGGCTGTGGTTGCCCGACCACGCCGGCGCCGTGGCGGTGGCGACCGAGCCCGCCACCGCCACGGCCGACCAGCCCGGTGACCAGTCCGGCGAGGTGATCTCCCTCACCGGGCGGCGGTTGTCGGCGTGACGCCGTGCCGACCCGAGCCGATCCGGCCGACCCTGAAACTCGCGGGCGACCTTGTCGGCGGGCGCTGGCATGATCACGGATGACTCGACAGCGCCACCGAGACATTCACGGGAGAACGCATGACGACGTACGCCATCGCCAACCTGCGGGTCGCGGGATACCACCCGGACATCGCGGAGTACATCGAACGGATCCAGGGCACTCTCGACCCGTTCAACGGCCGGTTCCTGGTGCACGCGACCCAGCACGAGGTGATCGAGGGCTCGTGGACCGGCGGCGTGGTCATGATCGAGTTTCCGAGCCTCGCGGACGCGCACGGGTGGTACGACTCCCCGGCATACCGGGAGATCCTCCACCTGCGCACCGACCACATTCCCGGTGACGTGATCTTCGTCGAGGGCGTCCCGGAGGGGTACGAGCCCGCGAGGACCGCGGCCGCGATGCGGGCGGCGAACGAAGGCGCGACCGGGCAGGAGTAGGAGCCCGAGCCTTCGGGAGATCCCGCTCTTCGAGCCACCTCGATCCGGTTGACACGGATCGAACGCGTGTTCGATAATAAGGCCCATGGTTCCGGTCCGGTCGGGCGCTCCGCGCGGCCTCACTCCCCACCCGGGGCAGCTGGGGGTGGTGGGGGGATGAGTGCCGTACGCACCCTCGTGGTGTGGTGCCCCGACTGGCCGGTGACCGCGGCCGGACGCGACGCCGGGTGTCCACCCGACGCCGCGCTGGCCGTGCTCGACCGGGGCCGGGTCCTCGCGTGCTCCCAGGCTGCTCGCCGTCAGGGCGTACGCCGGGGCCTGCGGATCCGCGAGGCCCAGTCCCGGTGCCCCGAGCTGACCGTGCTGGCGTACGACCCGGCGGTGGACGCCCGGGCGTTCGAGCCGGTGGTGGCCGCGGTGGAGGCGCTCGCTCCCGGCGTGGAGATCATCCGCCCGGGCATGTGCGCGCTCGCCGCCCGCGGCCCGAGCCGCTACTTCGGCGGCGAGCAGGCGTTCGCCCAGGCGTTGCGCGAGCACCTGCGACAGGCCGGTTTCCAGTGCGTGATCGGCATCGCCGACGGACCGTTCGCGGCCGAGCAGGCGGCCCGGCTCGCCGAGCGGGCCGGAGACCCGGAGCTGACGTTCCCGCCGGGTGAGTCCGCCCGCTGTCTGGCGTCCCTGCCGATCAGCACCCTCGACCGCCCCGACCTGGTCGACCTGCTGCACCGGCTGGGCATCCGCACGCTCGGCGAGTTCGCCGCGCTGCCGGCCCGGAGCGTGCTCGGGCGGTTCGGCTCCGACGGCGTGGCCGCGCACCGGCTGGCCGGTGGCCGCGACTCCCGCAGTCTCGCCACCCGCAGGCCGCCGCCCGAGCTGGCCACCGAGGTGGCGTTCGAGCCGCCCGTCGACCGGGTCGACCACGTGGCGTTCGCGATCCGCGGCGCCGCCGACCAGCTGGTCGCGGGCCTCGCCGAACGCGACCTGGTGTGCACCTGTCTGCGGGTGGAGACCGAGAGCGAACGCGACGAACCCGCCGGCCGGCAGTGGCGGCACCCCCGCTGGTTCAGCGCGACCGACGTGGTCGACCGGGTCCGCTGGCAACTCCAGGGCACCCGCACCGACTCCGGTGGACCCGCCCAGGAGCTGACCTCCGGAGTGGTCCGGATCCGGCTGGTGCCCGACGAGGTGGCCGCCACCGGCGCCTACCAGGACGGCCTGTGGGGCGACCAGGCGCCCGACGAACGCATCCACCGGACCTTCACCCGGGTGCAGAGCATGCTCGGCCACGACGCGGTGGTGACGGCCGTCCTGTCCGGAGGCCGGGCCGCCACCGAACGCGTGACCTGGGTGGCGTGGGGCGACGAGCCCACGCCCGCCCGGCCCACAGTGCCACCGTGGACGGGGCACTTACCGCCTCCGGCCCCGTCCACGGTGTTCCCCTCCCCCGAGCCGGTCGACGTGCTCGACCCCGCCGGCCGGGGCGTCGCCGTCGGCGAACGCGGAGAGATGTCGGGCGAGTGCCGGACGCTCGCGCGGCCCGGCGGTTCGGTGACCGCGCTGCCCATCGTCGGCTGGGCCGGGCCCTGGCCGGTCGACGAGCGCTGGTGGGATCCCGAGGCGGCCCGGCGCTACGCCCGGTTCCAGGTGGCGTGCGCCGACGGGAGCGCGTTCGTGCTGCTGCACGAGGCCGGCCGGTGGTGGATCGAGGCCAGCTATGACTGAGCTGCCCGGCGAGCTACCCGGAGGGGGCTCCTGATGGGGTGGAAGAACCCCCGGATGCCATGGTCTGAGCTGGAACGCAAGCTGTCCGGACGCCGCCCGGGCGGCCCACCGGCCGAGGTGGACGGCGGCGACAGCCCGGCCTGGACCTCCGTCCGCCCGCCCTACGACCCGCCTCCCGACGAAC
This Actinopolymorpha cephalotaxi DNA region includes the following protein-coding sequences:
- the larB gene encoding nickel pincer cofactor biosynthesis protein LarB yields the protein MTSPAPDAAGRTPRPDHATEATPLTEADPGYVDLGYARLDTDRLTRTGDPEVVYGAGKTPDQVVDLLRHLHTAHPDRAALATRLDATALDRVRAAFPEARLDEVAGTATLGPPPTPVGLVCVVAAGTSDARVAREAVHTVEAYGAGVRTITDVGVAGVHRLLAAKEEFDDADCLIVVAGMEGALPSVVGGLTGVPLVAVPTSVGYGASFGGLAALLGMLNSCAPGVVVCNIDNGFGAGVFAARVARRAHAGRTPSETPNGEAPNGEAPNGEATTNGAAR
- a CDS encoding DUF1330 domain-containing protein, translating into MTTYAIANLRVAGYHPDIAEYIERIQGTLDPFNGRFLVHATQHEVIEGSWTGGVVMIEFPSLADAHGWYDSPAYREILHLRTDHIPGDVIFVEGVPEGYEPARTAAAMRAANEGATGQE
- a CDS encoding DNA polymerase Y family protein: MSAVRTLVVWCPDWPVTAAGRDAGCPPDAALAVLDRGRVLACSQAARRQGVRRGLRIREAQSRCPELTVLAYDPAVDARAFEPVVAAVEALAPGVEIIRPGMCALAARGPSRYFGGEQAFAQALREHLRQAGFQCVIGIADGPFAAEQAARLAERAGDPELTFPPGESARCLASLPISTLDRPDLVDLLHRLGIRTLGEFAALPARSVLGRFGSDGVAAHRLAGGRDSRSLATRRPPPELATEVAFEPPVDRVDHVAFAIRGAADQLVAGLAERDLVCTCLRVETESERDEPAGRQWRHPRWFSATDVVDRVRWQLQGTRTDSGGPAQELTSGVVRIRLVPDEVAATGAYQDGLWGDQAPDERIHRTFTRVQSMLGHDAVVTAVLSGGRAATERVTWVAWGDEPTPARPTVPPWTGHLPPPAPSTVFPSPEPVDVLDPAGRGVAVGERGEMSGECRTLARPGGSVTALPIVGWAGPWPVDERWWDPEAARRYARFQVACADGSAFVLLHEAGRWWIEASYD